A window of uncultured Methanoregula sp. genomic DNA:
GCATCCGACAATCAAGGGCGCCGCCGGCATCCGCAACGAATCACCATTGGTCTGGCATGCCGAATTTCCCGATGGCAGCCGTATCGAAGTCCCTCACGGAAGAGCGGTACCGCTGAATCCCGGGGTTATAATAACGATTGAAGGTATACCCTTGATTATCGCCGCTCCAGGGAACGGGGAGAACAGATGAAAGACCTGCCAAGAACAATTTTAAAAGACCTTGTACAGCGGTACGGGGAATCCATTGCACAGGATCCGTTCAGGTGCGAAGCGCTTCTCCGGGATACCTGCGGTGCCTGCGGACGGGAGATCTTTGTCCTTGTCAGCGCTGTGCGCCAGCATGTACCTCTGGATCTCCTTGCACCCCGGCACAATCTCCCGCTTTCCTTGATGAAAGGATTCATGATAAAGCGCCTCCAGGATGAACTGGGGCTTTCGGAGGAAGCTGCCCGCTGGGCAGTTGAGACCTGGGCAGATGCTCTCGGTCTTTCTGAAAAACCTGAGGAAAGCCTTGCAGGATCCCCGGCTGTCGCTCCCCGGCAGGAAGCCCGAAAGATACGCCCGTCACCGGATCCGGCCCTGCTTGAAAAATGGACCCTGGATCTTGGATCCGGTGCGATCCTACCGGCACTCAGCGCCATCGAAGGACTGGGGCAGTACGGCGATCCGGCAAGCATCAGTCTCCTCATC
This region includes:
- a CDS encoding HEAT repeat domain-containing protein; its protein translation is MKDLPRTILKDLVQRYGESIAQDPFRCEALLRDTCGACGREIFVLVSAVRQHVPLDLLAPRHNLPLSLMKGFMIKRLQDELGLSEEAARWAVETWADALGLSEKPEESLAGSPAVAPRQEARKIRPSPDPALLEKWTLDLGSGAILPALSAIEGLGQYGDPASISLLIRALSGNHWRIRNAAYDALVRLSSESVPALIRTLDDPDEALVSRIVFILAAIRDRNATEPLLSLLGRSPTLDKSLIFALGEIGDLRAASALSKCLVSLDSEISLAAAGALQKISGSKPAR